The Osmerus eperlanus chromosome 7, fOsmEpe2.1, whole genome shotgun sequence genome includes a region encoding these proteins:
- the LOC134023077 gene encoding zinc transporter ZIP1-like: MALQKGSTPVHSLGWEFELQSNPATVPGLEIKLGALVMLLSTTLLCGFIPLCIVRGAGRCNVDPAMRQRVLSLVSCFAGGVFFATCLLDLVPDYLTDINDAFRSLGITLQFPLPEFIMAMGFFLVLTLEQIVLAIKDQSPGPSEERRALLVDPSVQSYDRDGPRQHHHHHGREEFGGSRSSEEGVHLHVDLNSHSAIRAFMLVFSLSLHSVFEGLAVGLQEDNQQVLEICLALLLHKSIISFSLALKLAQGQLRRAAVTGCILLFAVMSPLGIGLGIALTETKSSPQHQLARATLEGLASGTFIYITFMEILPHELGSPKNRIPKVAMLLTGFAVVTGVLFIKL; this comes from the exons ATGGCTCTCCAAAAAGGTTCCACCCCTGTACACTCACTGGGATGGGAATTCGAACTGCAGAGTAACCCGGCCACTGTTCCAGGCCTGGAGATCAAACTGGGAGCTTTAGTAATGCTTCTCTCCACCACTCTGCTATGTGGTTTCATACCACTGTGCATtgtcagaggagcagggaggtgcAATGTAGACCCTG CAATGCGTCAAAGAGTGCTGAGTTTGGTGAGCTGCTTCGCAGGCGGAGTGTTCTTTGCCACCTGCCTCTTGGACTTGGTGCCCGACTATCTAACTGACATCAATGATGCATTCCGTAGCCTTGGCATCACA CTCCAGTTCCCTCTGCCTGAGTTTATCATGGCAATGGGGTTCTTTCTAGTCTTGACCCTGGAACAGATAGTCCTGGCCATAAAAGACCAATCACCTGGTCCCTCTGAGGAGAGACGAGCCCTATTGGTGGACCCAAGTGTCCAATCATATGACAGAGACGGTCCAAGAcagcaccatcaccaccatggtAGGGAGGAGTTTGGGGGGTCCAGGAGTTCAGAGGAGGGGGTCCATCTTCATGTGGACCTCAACTCACATTCAGCCATCCGGGCCTTCATGCTGGTCTTCTCCTTGTCCCTGCACTCTGTGTTTGAGGGTTTGGCAGTGGGCTTGCAGGAAGACAACCAACAGGTGTTAGAAATATGCCTAGCTTTGCTACTTCATAAGAGTATTATCTCCTTCAGTCTGGCCCTCAAGCTGGCCCAGGGCCAACTACGACGGGCAGCAGTGACAGGCTGCATCCTGCTTTTTGCTGTGATGTCACCATTGGGCATCGGGCTTGGCATTGCCCTAACCGAGACCAAGTCTTCCCCCCAACACCAGCTAGCAAGGGCCACGTTAGAGGGCCTAGCATCAGGCACCTTCATCTACATCACATTCATGGAGATCTTGCCCCATGAACTGGGCTCCCCTAAGAATCGGATCCCCAAGGTGGCGATGTTGCTTACTGGGTTTGCAGTGGTCACAGGCGTCCTTTTTATCAAACTGTAG